Proteins co-encoded in one Pelobates fuscus isolate aPelFus1 chromosome 5, aPelFus1.pri, whole genome shotgun sequence genomic window:
- the LOC134611440 gene encoding protein kinase C and casein kinase II substrate protein 3-like, which translates to MLINWPQLEEWSPDVEQQIVKKKKVKKTDKVKLYSVTPTESSMNKPPVNVTGVRVRAVYDYSGHEADELSFKAGDELTKIEDEDEQGWCKDVTNHGHVGLYPANYVEVISF; encoded by the coding sequence ATGTTAATCAATTGGCCCCAGCTGGAGGAGTGGAGTCCAGATGTAGAGCAGCAGATTGTGAAGAAGAAGAAAGTGAAAAAGACGGATAAAGTGAAGTTATACAGTGTCACACCCACGGAAAGCAGCATGAACAAACCTCCTGTAAATGTGACAGGAGTGCGTGTGCGAGCCGTGTACGATTACTCAGGACATGAAGCGGATGAACTCAGTTTTAAAGCAGGTGATGAATTGACAAAGATTGAAGACGAAGATGAACAAGGCTGGTGTAAGGACGTGACAAATCATGGACATGTGGGACTTTATCCTGCCAACTACGTGGAAGTGATTTCTTTCTAA